DNA sequence from the Pungitius pungitius chromosome 3, fPunPun2.1, whole genome shotgun sequence genome:
AGCTGTCGACCTCAGTGGCTGGACAACCACCAAGGGTGATATCCTCTGGGTTTATCAACTTGCCCAAGCCTAGCAAGTCCTGGCTCACTTCCACCTGGATCCGGCTTTCCCCACACCTCACAGCAACACGATCGGCCGTCGCTGGTTGCGCCAGTTCAAAGTCAACAGGGGTCTCTTTCACTACATCCACTGGATCTTGTGGAAACCTCCAGGACAGTTGGTCGACTGAAGGTTGGAGCACGTCAGCTCGTCGAGTAGACTCCCACGAGTGGGGTCTTCTAGGTTCTACTGCTGATTTCTCTTCATCACCCCAGGACTTACGCTCTCTCATTCCAAGGAAGTAGGCCTCACTGATGCTGACACACGCAAGGACAAACACAAGAAGCTGTCTGGACGCCATTGTTGCAAACACAGAATGAACAACACATGGCCACTGCAAGCATAAGAAGGAAGTGACTCCTCCCTCCAACTCGTTAGTTGAAACCCTTTGCACATGTGTAGATGTCAAAGCTGCGCCTCATACTAATTGATGACAGGAGATACCAATGAATAATCATAAGCGCAACAACATGAAATAGACTAAATACAACACAAATCATCATCAGTTGCAATATTTGAATACTGAGACGTTTCAATTATGTGGTACTTTGTGACCAATCCATTTTGTGATTAACTAAAGACAGGTTTCTGCATAATGTTCAAATCCGCCAAGGGCAAGTTTACTTCTGAGTGATTTGTATGATTAATAAATTTGCTACTttagaaattgtgttttttacatttacatttattttgttgtcatGATGTCTGTTAAACTGCAGGTAAATTCTTAACAAAGTGTCTCTGGAACAGCACAAAAAGCTCCAACCCCAGGGTGTACAGAAAATAGATCTTTGATATTTGTCCTTTCCCTGGTCAACAGAAACCAGCAGGATCTCAGTGCCAATCTGCCTTCAGCTAATGGAGCCTTTTTTGATAGGTCATTCAGTTATTTAAAGCAGAGGTGGTCAGAAACAACTGAAGTTGAGGGAATATGTGTAAAATTACTGGCATGACAGATCTTTTTCAACCCTGGTTTTTAGTTTTAAGAAGAAAAACGCTAAGTAGTTGAGTTGCAAAGCCAAACTGACAGTTTGCTTTACAGTTCATTTATTAGCTTTTTATCATCCAACCCGTATTGATTTTTGACTTACATTTGGTGGTACCAGGTAGTAACAATCCATACTGATTTCAGCATTAGAGTCGCCGCTAAATATAGTATacaaattatataaaaaaatatcaatacaTTGTTTTCCTGTTGGGTCAAGAACTGGTGTCTCCAGTTGATTTAATTCACGGCCGGTACACTGCAATTATGTAATATTCATTTAGGCCTCAATGGCCACAATTGCAACATTAAAGTGAGCCTGTTCCAGCTGAATTAGGGCCCTTaaatacacagcaaatttctgaGTGATAAAAAACCTAGTGTTGAGCAGCTAGTGATAAAATCTGGTGTTAATTTACAAATAGTATATGCTTTATCACTTGTTTAGTGATAATGCAGAGTGTTTCTTTTGGGTGTTCACACAAAATCAACATCTGCGCATGTGCAGAGCATTTTCAATCTCTCCGCCCATCAGTATACTGCCTCAATTTCGCGCTCTTTTGATCCGCCCTTTCATCTTGAGTTCACCATTTCACGGTAACGAATGACTGAAAGTGAAGCGGTGAGACTACTAAATTCGTTAATGGAGGACGATGGAGGTAGACGTAAGTAACTTCATTTAATTTGTGCtaattttaatctttttttaaaataatgcagcAGTTTTAGCATTTTCTGTGTGCACGTTATTTTAGAACTGACTGGATTGAGATGGTGTATGTTAGTGCTAGCATTATAGATTTTGTAATTTGGCGAAAGTAACGTTATCTTTATTCGGGTTCCCTATCACTTAAGACCGTTTATATCTTTCATCCAGTAACTAACGTTACGGGTTAACTTCGTTCTGgtgttttgaaatgtcatgCAAACGAGAAAGCAGCCGTTTAGCCGAGTTAGCTATTGAAATCATATTTTCTTGTGTAACTTAGCGCCCTGGGGTTCGAGCACCGACGGATTCGGCCGAGCACCGACGGAAACGGCGTGACTAAGAGACGAAAATggaccttaaaaaataaaaactaagaaTAAACATgctaactttcgttaacgagacgagacgaaaatgttggtggtgacgaaTTCacaatactattattattttgttttaatcgcGTACGTTATTACGGCGGTCCGTAACTGCGGTTATTAACGTCTCACGATGACGTCATCCACGgaccgctcggtcactgtggggtCCCGGTGGTTCTTGTCACCGATACGGACCGCGACACTATGTTACGCTTTGGTGAGTGtgagcttccttggtttagctggGCTGTTtccgtttagctaactgttagcggcTAAAGCGGAGCTCCATAAACCGAtgtgtgtggagatgaagacccgtctaacagctcggggctggtcggccagcagagatgttcatgcggacctgactgctccgttttctggtgacggtgccagcgtttcgagacacgcgcacttcacacgccacatctcgAGAATACGATGTTAAAcggccaccgtacgttcgtTATCTGGCAACAAAAATTGTTTTGGCATAGGCAAGTGgtagtttttgtgtgtgggtaTTAAACAGAATCTGTAGTAAAACACAAAGTGACCTATAGTACTCATATTGAGTctgttattttgctttttcCTATGAAGGACAAGCACCCACTGGCAAACACATAAGATAACACCAGTGTGCTCACACTGTAATGTTGTCAGTCCCATGCATTTGGTGACAAATACAATTCTTATTAGTTTACTGTATGAATTTGTATCTTAGTAATCTTTCtgtgtcatttttgtttgtataaaatgtCATTCAAGTTTGCTTAACTTTTACAGGTTGGACAGTAAAGGCAAGAACACAATACATGGACActagaaaatatataaaactcaAAGAGCCATGCTTTTTGGAGTGTGTCACTGAAGGTAAGTCTATAAATTAAGCTATATTATACAGTAAATGCACAAAGTACTTTGATGTCTTCATGATAATATTTTGGGGGGTAGTAATGAAGTTATTGATTTAcagcaaaaaaagcatttgccatTCGAGAACAGACACCTGTTAAGGTAACAGATGACACCTCTACAGAAGTGGACGAGGATGTATTTCCTGAACTTGTTGCTGAAAGGGGCATTTGCTTTAGTTTACATACTAATAATGGTAATTATGTTTATACTTTTCTggtcttatttttaaattgtggtgatgtttacatttttgttagtaatatttgtatatactatatacagaTTCCACTTCTGCACATAAGTTGTCCCCTCTTCTGACTGATGGGAACTCTGTCAGCAAGACTTCAACCTTTACTGAATGCAATGAAGGCAACAAAACGTCTGCATTTCATTCCAAAAGACCCAGGTTGGATGATTCCAAGCTTGCAAAAGAGGTTGGTAAGACAAGGGATTTAACCCAGCTTAAAGAAAATGTTCATCAatgtttatcaaaaaaaaaaagcttttgtataGATTGTGTACATTTTGGTGTTGTCTGTTTAGACCATTGAAGACATCCTAAAGTGCAAACCTGGTGGTGTAGAAGTCATGCAGCACTATAAAGACACTGGTAATCTCTCAACCTCCAAAAGAAAGGAGATGATTAATATATTGGTTGCACACATGACTGAACAAGAAGGGTAAGCTTTGTTCATTTAATGTGTTAAGATCACTGTACTTACAACTTATTCAAATGTGACCCTGCCTGTGAAatactattaaatatttattaataaataaatacatcatctAGTTGCTTAACCCGTGGTTTCTAAAGTGATCCAACATTACTTTTACGCCAAGTGTACCAAGAACCGTTTTTATAGATGCTATTGTTTCTACCCCAAGTAAACAGGAGGGTTTGGTTTCATGGTGTATTGTTTATTATTGCAGAAGGATACCGCTTAAGGCCACAAGAGAGATGTATGCCCTTGGCATTATTACTCTTTCCAAACCTAAAAGATCCTGAAGGGAAGACAGGCTATGTAAGTATATCTGCTTGTTGTTTAAGATATTTGAAACTTAAAATCATAGCTTTttaaatttattcatttttcccaAATTTGTCTCTTTAACAGGAACAATActatgacacacagagaggcacagGTTTTATTATGAATCGCCTAAAGACGGTTCAGAGAAACACTAATTGTAAAATGCCCTCTCAATCAAATGAGAAATCTTGTGACCCTAGAATGGAGGAAATCATCTGCCTTACAGATCAGCTAACAGCTGATGATTGCCAAGAAGCAATCTCACTGCTTAAACACAGCACTGATCGTGATATCATCTTCTGGAAGATGAAAGAAACGTTTCAGTACCGTCAGGAGATTGTAAAGGACCCAAAGTCGTCCACCTCcatctttcacatttttcctaGATTCCGGGACACCAAGGGTCTGGTGAGTATTCATGCTAGCTGACTTAACAATCCAAAGTATTAGATTTTAGCTTCTCTGCTGCAACCTTCACCTAATATGAACAACTTTGAATTATGGATGATAACGATTAATCAATGATCGATTAATTGTCAATTAATACATTTGCAACTGACCTTGAGTTTTAAAGAAGCATGCGCCAATGAGCAGTTATAAACTATCACTCACTTACAATACAACACGTTTGGCAagaaaggcagcagcagagaaatTCTATGTTTAATATTATATTGTACAGCTCTAATCTTCAGTATAGCTTGAATACGAACCCATGTTGACTGGCCATTGGCTTTACTTTATCAGGACTTAATGTTGACTTCTTCACTGCAACTTCAAACTACCATATGTAACACAAATACAGTGAGCATTGACTCACTGTTTAGTTATGAATGTGGCATatctttcaaaaataaatacactgggGTTGTGTGATTAATCACCATAAAGTGTTAAATGTGTACACTTAAGGTGTTGAGAAATTATCACTCTTGAGTGATAAAATGAAACACTAACACAGTGTTTGAATAGTAAACACTTTcttcagtgttgttttaacacTAGCAAAGATGGACCTGTATGTTCACCCGGAAAGTAATAAATTTAACACCCATGGTGACAAATCTCCCAACATATTTTTGCTGTGTACCCACAGTTTTCTTTTGCTGAATATCACAAGCTGAATATCCCCAAACCTATTAAGGGGTAGAGTGGACAGCATAGCATCTCAGAGAAACGGGCAGCCTCTTAAGGCTAATGGGGCACTAACTTAAATCACCTAAAAGGCCTTGAGTGCACATTATATTTGCCATGATGTCGTATGAATGTTATTTGAGATGCTTTAGTTCTTACAGTTTATCAGAATAAGTTCTAAATGTTGGTTTTTGACTGTATAATAATGATACAAATCTGTATCTTCACCTAATGGTCTGTGTGATTCAGGACTGAGAAGATATTTCTTTCGATTTCTTTTTTAGTCCCATATTTTAACATTTGGAACATAGTCACCATTATCCTCTTCTTTAGTTCTCTGCTGCCATCTGGTAGCCACACACTGTATACTTTTTCTATACTGTACAGAACCaacatttttttacttaaaatacTCTACCTTATTGACATGTTCTGCGTCATATTTCAACATTATGCGGGCAGTTTGTAGGATTTAGTAGTGGGGTTTCCAAGCAGAAGTACGTTGCACACCCCCTTGGAGGAGCCAGAGTTAGCATTGTCCGTTCTGGGCTATTGAAGAAACAGGCTGGCGCAACATGGAAAATTGTTACAATTGAGACCTAAGCAACAGCTTATTCTAAAGTAAGGTACGGTGTTAGAGTATTCTAGTGTTAAAATAGAATGACCTTCGTTTTAATGTGACACATCGGCTCTTTTTTACAGTAGTATTAATCCTGACATGTAGCTGTATATGTACattattttacagaaaatatatttactccatcttggtttatttttccttgtctcttttttcctgtgtttgtttcacttcctgtcttcgtGGTCATTCCTCTCTTTTTACTGTGATCACTCGGGCTCTGTTGAAATAGTCTTTTTTGCTTaagtaaagtaagtaagtaaaatgACCCCGGAAggatttcctctttttctctctatcctcttttctttctcctcaacGTCTCTGAGCCTTTCCCTGTAATAATTGTATTGTGAACAATGGAGGATGACGTGTTCTTTTGTTTCCTGTTCACTGCAATATTGACTGATGCCTATTGGATGTCTCTCTATTCTTTGGGTGCTACTTAGGTATGTGTCCAAACCTCATTCTAGTTATGAtatcttcttatttttttcctcctatTAGTTTCTCTCATGTCTCGAACATTCTTTTGGAATTTATGATAATGTCGACTCTTCTGccattttatgtttaatttgagtttttactgaaaaaaagttttacagTTTTACTTTTCAGCAATACTATAATTTACAATTacgtttctctcttcttttcttgttGCCATCTTTGCAAATATAACCCTGATGTTTACAAATGCGTTGCTTGAGTCTGATCCTATTAATACTTACCCCGGTCACCCATGTTCTAAGGACATGCGGGCAAGATAATGCAAGATAATGGAcctttggagaaaaaaatggaattgtTACTGTTAAAACTCTCATATGTGGTTACTATCTGTTCAATGcgtgttatttatattttgaataTTCCTAGAGAACTTTAGGTTGTGTCTCTTGTTTGTCTGGAGTTcagtttacattacatgtcatttatctgaagcttttatccagagcgaaaagtg
Encoded proteins:
- the LOC119225428 gene encoding zona pellucida sperm-binding protein 3-like, translated to MASRQLLVFVLACVSISEAYFLGMRERKSWGDEEKSAVEPRRPHSWESTRRADVLQPSVDQLSWRFPQDPVDVVKETPVDFELAQPATADRVAVRCGESRIQVEVSQDLLGLGKLINPEDITLGGCPATEVDSWSNVLVFDYELHNCGSMRVMTENTLVYAFTLIYNPDESDGRITRSQAVVIGVECHYQS